From a region of the Lactuca sativa cultivar Salinas chromosome 4, Lsat_Salinas_v11, whole genome shotgun sequence genome:
- the LOC111907038 gene encoding high-affinity nitrate transporter 3.1 — translation MEAPVGFLVVSLLLSCFATTCYGVTFSSLQRTLEVTASPTQDQVLKAGDANITVTWGLNRTIQAGTDSAYKTVKVKLCYAPISQKDRSWRKTVDEMKKDKTCLVKIVAKPYTASNNSFTWTVERDIPTGTYFVRAYAFNAHDEEVAFGQTTNDKKETNLFKIQAITGRHASLDIASVCFSAFSIVALAGFFYMEKSKGKAAQQK, via the exons ATGGAGGCTCCTGTTGGTTTCCTGGTTGTTTCTCTTCTTCTTTCTTGCTTTGCAACTACTTGCTATGGTGTTACTTTCTCTTCCCTTCAGAGGACTCTTGAAGTCACTGCTTCACCAACACAGGACCAAG TTCTCAAGGCAGGGGATGCAAATATTACAGTGACATGGGGATTAAACCGGACAATCCAAGCTGGGACAGACTCCGCCTACAAGACCGTAAAAGTGAAACTATGCTATGCACCCATCAGTCAAAAGGACCGTTCATGGAGGAAAACAGTCGACGAAATGAAAAAGGACAAGACTTGTCTCGTAAAGATTGTGGCTAAGCCATACACTGCATCGAACAACTCCTTTACATGGACTGTAGAGAGAGATATTCCTACTGGAACTTATTTTGTGAGGGCCTATGCCTTCAATGCTCACGATGAAGAGGTTGCCTTTGGCCAGACCACAAATGATAAAAAAGAGACGAATTTGTTCAAGATCCAAGCAATCACAGGTCGCCATGCGTCACTTGATATTGCATCTGTCTGCTTTTCTGCTTTTTCCATTGTCGCTTTGGCCGGTTTCTTCTACATGGAGAAGAGTAAGGGAAAGGCAGCCCAACAGAAATGA